GCAGATGAGGACCCAGAGCACATACTCTATGTGTGTAGGAGGTACCGTGCAAGAGCAGGAGCTCTACCAGCTCCAAAGCACCTAATAAGATACATGTGCAAAGCAGAGGAGCAGTGGAACCGGGTTAGTCAGGTTATAGCTTATACACAGGGCGACTTAAGAAGGCTAGAAAATGAACGTCGCTTAAGGGAGAATGCCTAGGTTAGGCAACCCTTCCCCGCGAAGTAATACCTTACAGTGGTTCCGCGGGGTCTGTGGTATGTGCGGGGGTGGTTTTAGTACGTAGGCACTGGCTAGACACGCCGGTGAATCGTGCATACTATTGGTACGGGCCAATAGTATCTCGGATAGATTTCCACCTCAATGGCgcaatccaaaaaaaaaaaaaaaaaaacacacagacacacacacacacacacacacacagggaACAAGCCGACCGACGACCCATCAGGATACAGGCCCTAGTTGGAgatggagttcctcaaggaagtgtactcggaccaacattatatgttctctacacagcagacatcccgacaagcacacgactaacaacatctacgtttgctaatgatacagctattcttagccgctcaaaatgcccgatgcaagcaactgcgcagctagctcttcatctggtggatgttgaaaaatggctatcagactggcgaattaaagtaaacgaacaaaaatgcaagcacgttacgttcaccttgaataggcaaaacttcccgccccttacgctaaacaacaccctactcccgcaagcaaacgaggtaacatatctaggagcacacctcgatagaagactcacatggcgtcggcacatagaagctaaaagaacccacctaaagctaaaagccagcagccttcattggcttatcaacgctcggtctcccctttgccttgaatataaagtcctgctgtataactcggtacttaaacctatatggatgtacggctcccagttatgggggaatgccagcaatagcaatattgacatagtccagcgagctcagtcgaagatcttgagaacaatcaccggggcaccgtggtacgttcgcaacgaaaacatacatcgcgacttaaacattcttccagtcaaagatgtgattgcagaacagaaggaaaagtactttagcaagctattgtcgcaccctaaccacctggcgagaggtctaacatggttgagcaaccaatcacgacttcgtcacaatgacctacccacccagcgaccgtctagaggaacgcgcaaccagaatgcagtcttagtctactgttagttaaatgttaatgttaagatttgaaaacttattgttagtctcaaaattaagagaagatccaataaataaaagcaaagtttaattaagaaaaaaaaaaaagagtttggCAATTGAATTAGACATTTAGGACATCACATTGAGGGACGGCGTTGTGGGACAGAGAattttgccggttggcgtgttcaagggcgtcgtctttcaggtgcatcgggtcgtgtcATCTTggagggtaagttttgttttggtttcttcttcttaataGTCTTCCAATTGTCAGTGTTTTTTTCTTTAGCTAATCAGGTACAtttgcaggtgaatccagtggaagtcgtcaagtggataagggttatcacaggtgagtatcacagatagttgATCAGTCGGTAATCAGCGTCGTTAAAAAGAGATTTTTAGATCAATAACATGGAATGCTgtattaagaagaagacgaAAGATTATGTAAACATCAAGAACACGTGAACAGTAAAGACTTCAGGACAAGATTAAAAAACAGATATTTAGGACGACATTAAGCAGGCAGGTACgcagatgatcctggagcaggtgccatccttggaagtgcaatagcttttcaggcatcaattcccttcagggggggatatttggagcgtattaatttcaattttccattatcgtttcagttcctcggtgtcggcagcgtgggatgacaatttccaggtaaatatttgcatgtgttttcccatgatccgtggtcttatttcaatttgcccttCATTCCTACAGGTTTTGCACGTTCGTGAAGGCCCAAAGAAGAGGTAAGtaggctaaattttgtttcttcttgtctcgtttcaggttgcctcCCCTCTATTGTAATGCAGCGTTGGagcacacagacacacacacacacacacacacacttgtcTCCTACATGCGAGCATACATTTAGGCGCGACATATGGTAGCACCTGTGCACCCGGAGAGTGAGAGGACACCCTGAGAGTGTTGCGGACAAGGTGTACAAGGTCACGGATCGGACCGATTGCCAACCCCACCGCCGCGGCGGTACACCCTGGTAATGGGGCACTGGCGACCGAGCAGGGGCGGTATATCCCCCATCGATGCTTCGATGGATGTCCCACCTCTTCTTGTCCCTCTCCCCCGCCTAAAATCCACGCTGCGTCTGTCCCATACTGGGCGGCAGCGTGGTCTGCGTCTGTGCCACATTGGCCGGCAGCTACGGTACCTGGCAGGAGGTATAAACTGCAAGCCTGGCAGCAGGTATAAAATGcaacaacaaccaaaaaaggaatggaggaaaaaaacaaaattactCCAGGTGGCACCCACAATAGTGGAAATCCACCCGCGGAAATCCCCGCGGCTAGGGCAAGGATTCTGGAGGCCCTAACCATCATTCCAATCAAAACTGCTTCACCGGTGGCACACTTGGCCGGTGGCTCAGTATGTGCTACAAGTGAGACCGCGGAGGAGCTACAAGCTTTCGGTCGGggtaacaaaataaaaagaaccCCCCCCCGACAGACGGCAAGCGACCACACCCCGAAAAGGTATCGGGAACCAAATTCACCGCCCAGCAGTTCCCAACCTGAGAAAAAGCTAAAAACTCCTCTATCTCCCATCGATGAGATGGGCGCCATCCTCCTGGACCTCCTCGCTAAGGTCAACGAGCAAAGGGTCAGAAGCATAAACCAGGGGATGAAGAACTCTTTCGCGAGACTGAAGGAACTGCAGGAGTTGCTGAAAGACCAAACCCTCATGGCCCCAAATCAGGAAGCAGGGGATAGGTGCAGCTGCAACAGAGAAGCAGGCGGAAATAAGGCCCACGTCGAGGAAGCAACGCAGATCACGCCCGTGCGAGCTACATACAGCAAGGTAGCGAGGACGAAAGGCCCAGCGGAGAAGTTTCCTCCacaaaaaggcaaacaggCCGCTGAAATTAAGGGCGCCAAGAAAAGCCTAGCCAGGAAAAGCCGTCCCGACGCGCTCATTATCACGGGTAACGCAGGAAGCACGTATGGGGATGTTCTCAAGCTAATCACTCGCCGTCAAGATGGGAAGCTAAACGACGTCTGTCAAAACGTTAAAAAAACCAGGCGCACGGCAAAAGGTGATCTCCTGCTAGAACTGGCGGCAGGAAAAGACGCCAAAGTTTTGGATTTGAGGCAGACGCTATCCCAGGTGTTAGGCGAGGCAGCGAGCGTGCGAGCGGTCACAGAGGAGACCAATATTAAGATCCGCGATCTGGACGACCTCACCACAAAGGACGAACTAGTGGCAGCGATCGTAGCCCAAATGAGCACGCAGGAGGAGGCCTTCAGGGTGAAGTCCCTCCGACCAGGCTACTCTGGCACCCAAGTCGCCACTCTGGGAGCGGGCCCAGATCTCGCCTCCAAGATTCTGAGTGAGGGGAGGCTGAGGATAGGATGGACCGTTTGCAGAGTCAGGGAGCGCAAGGCCCAGCGTCGCTGTTACAGGTGCCTTAACTTCGGGCACATCGCCGCGTTCTGCAAAGAGCAGACGGATAGGAGTAACTGGTGTCTAAGATGCGGGAAACCAGGACACAAAGTCGCTACTTGCACGAGCGAGGCAAAGTGCTTTCTCTGCGCAGCAGCCAACAAGCCAGATCAGGCACACGTCGCCGGAAGTAAGAGATGCCCCCTGGGCAATATAGAGGCTACTAGGAGCCGACGGAAAAGAGGATAATCCAGATAAACCTCAACCATTGCGAAGTAGCGCAAAGCCTCCTCGAGCAATATGCGAGAGACAAACGCGTAGGCGTGGCTCTAATAAGCGAGCCATTTAGAAAAACAAGGAGCCAAAACTACATTTTGGACTCCACGCAGAGTGCGGAAATCTGGGTCTTCGGCACCCAACCAGAAAATACATTCGCCGGCGAAGGCTTTGTCCAAGCCAAGGTGAATGGCATCTGGCTGATAAGCTGCTACTTACCGCCGCGTCTCACACTCCAGCAGTTTGGACGCACGCTAGACGAGGTGGCCGAAGCGGCTAGACCCATAACCGATGTGATAGTGGGAGGAGACTTCAACGCCTGGGCAGAGGAATGGGGGTCAGCCCTCACCAATGCAAGAGGCCGTACGCTCCTGGAAACCTTCGCGACCCTGGATGTGGCCCTGCTAAACACAGGCTCCCGGCACACCTTCAGCAGAGCAGGATGCGGCTCGGTGATAGATCTCACATTTTGCAGCAGCAGGCTTTTCAGGAGGACGACGTGGGCCCTCAGCGATGAGTACACTGGCAGCGACCACAAATATATTATCTGCGACACCTCAAACGGAGCAAGAGAAACGCCAGGCTCGAGACCTATAAGGTTCAACCCAGCGACGCTGCACACCCAAAGGTTCGCGCAAGGAATAAGGATGGAAGACCCGATCGGAGACGCGGAAGACGGTGCGCAACATGTAATGCTGGCGGTGGAGCAGGCATGCCGATCTAGCATGAAGCTCAGCAGAAACCATTCCCGCCACCATGAACCGGTCCTATGGTGGTCGCCGGAGATTGCCGAGGCGAAACGGGAATGCCTCCGAGCTCGAAGGCTGCACCAAAGAGCCAGGGGAAGACCGGACTTCGAGCCCAAACGGCAGGAGTTCGCCGACAAGAGGAGAGCTCTAAAAACCCTTATAAAGGAGGCAAAAAAACGGTGTTTCCTGGAGATGTGCGACGCCGCTGAACAGGACCCGTGGGGAACGGCATACCGGACGGTGGTCAAGAAGGCCAAGCAAGCCAAGCCTTTACCACCACGAGAACCCCAAACGATGGAGAATATAGTAGAGCACCTCTTCCCAACGCTAAACtactgtaacgaactgtttagctatgttttgctcgcaacaaacgccgcggctagctcacagagtttgagggtacgttccaccgaatttatagttcgacgtgattgcccgagcccagaaataacacgttaaaacttctttataaataaatcccctttattgtaaatagtttacaaagcaataaaaggaatctcaccggctgtctggctcagccgaccgaccgctcgtcctcccgtcgatccccgatccccgctccgggttggtgccaatacgcacgccctaccaaagcttgcgcccggcaggtcgtgcggtcttggtgcctggcgccgaaacggctctcggttcccttcgttcggactcacggactctggttgcggggcctgtgttgttgatgtcttctgctgccgctacctgtccgtcgctgctgctccctcgtcgtcgctgcgctacggttgccgctgctccctcgtcgtcgctgctatgctgctaccgctgctccctcgtcgccgctgctatgctgctgccgctgctccctcgtcgtctctgctctactgctgctgttcctccgtttggggatgccgtggacctcggaacccttggcttgcctggattcgccctttcgccgtggccggcacctaatccgtgttaacagaccgagtggctcacctcccaggcatacgccgggcagggtacgctcctcgctgcttagcggccggatcagggcacgaagggccttcctaccctacaggacacgcccccggtcgcgttcgccactcgcctccaaacacctgcgtgcatacgccccgcaggatctgtggtaggccagaggtttgggcgtcgcgtctcctttgactccaggtggtttgctgtgcatacggtccagcgcctggatcaggattcttttgacttcccggggtgtccctgcctggtttcacaaatgggcttgagttcccgggttggctatccctcgcgttacaggatcacacctggatcgaacggtcaggagcagacaaggcgtacgccaggctgatccgttgttgccgccactacaccaggatacctgtcgtgtccgggagtaactccacccgactcttttaccctgggcctcagctttgccgcggatccttgatcctttccccctgactccttgctcgatttgatgcgcgtaccgccgccggacttacccacagggggtccttaagctattctcgtatatcctcgctcactcgctttaatagcccgcactaaggactgtcggacttacccacggggggtccttcagcctatactcctaactcttcaaggaagctttccaacttgaattccagacttacccacggggggtctttcactcactctcccagcttccctagaagactcggcctcgattcgctccatgggccctccttatatagtgccagaggcgcccgttaatccttgcgaatctacctcctgccgttaatcctccgctcctttactttctccgttagctttctctaatcccgccgtctttctatcggcgggctttctttattgtccctcccccgattgccccgcttaggcctccgatccgcattatttttgtgccggtcatcggacttcgtcccgatgccccgcgatccccccccggacatcccaaatgcatttctgtgttttatgcattttctaaacacagctgcgcaatcgccggccgcttctttccccgccgaccccgctgcttcctatgaccttcgagcgcggccgcggaggcccggccgggaccgttactttccacggtgactcctcttttcgccctcttccgtgcgcgacgccgtgctggttcctcttgcccccgctgctgcccccgcatgccgtctgtgtctgccgcccccgcatgccgtctgtgctcgacgcatttctcccttgacaCCTTTCTCTCCTTCCGTATCTCTACACACcgcagcgctggcccgtccgacgctgcagtgctgacttgcatgtccacccccccgctgttgcccctcttgccacctgtcttggtgtgtgggagatctaatctcctcacacttccccccttcttcgggaacgacagaagcttcgtggttccagcttcatgtttgttgttgtttcgcaaaatttctgttttttttttttttttgacttgtttttttttttttttgcgtgtggatatttgtttttttttgcgtgtggatatttgtgtgtggatacccttatccacttccccccttcttcgggtgacTTTAGGGTCGTTCCCCTTCCATATCCCTATTTTGTTGCGAGTAccgctttttttcttttttttttgtatatatagttatatatacatatgtattcttatatgtttccctttttttttatatatttttttttttaaatattttttcccatcttttatttaaatatttttcttatatatattttttttgctctttttttaaatatttttcttatatatttttctctgctttttttttttttaatatttttcttatatattttttctttgattttttttttttttgaaaattttttttcctccttttcatttttttttccttttttttttttttttatgtatattcctttttttttttaaatatgtatgtactttTTTGTGTCCTTTAGACTTCCCCTTAccccctttttttccttgagtgtttcgttttgtgatatatattttattttctgttttctttttttttttattattttatagctT
The nucleotide sequence above comes from Drosophila ananassae strain 14024-0371.13 unplaced genomic scaffold, ASM1763931v2 tig00000165, whole genome shotgun sequence. Encoded proteins:
- the LOC123258324 gene encoding uncharacterized protein LOC123258324 yields the protein MEEKNKITPGGTHNSGNPPAEIPAARARILEALTIIPIKTASPVAHLAGGSVCATSETAEELQAFGRGNKIKRTPPRQTASDHTPKRYREPNSPPSSSQPEKKLKTPLSPIDEMGAILLDLLAKVNEQRVRSINQGMKNSFARLKELQELLKDQTLMAPNQEAGDRCSCNREAGGNKAHVEEATQITPVRATYSKVARTKGPAEKFPPQKGKQAAEIKGAKKSLARKSRPDALIITGNAGSTYGDVLKLITRRQDGKLNDVCQNVKKTRRTAKGDLLLELAAGKDAKVLDLRQTLSQVLGEAASVRAVTEETNIKIRDLDDLTTKDELVAAIVAQMSTQEEAFRVKSLRPGYSGTQVATLGAGPDLASKILSEGRLRIGWTVCRVRERKAQRRCYRCLNFGHIAAFCKEQTDRSNWCLRCGKPGHKVATCTSEAKCFLCAAANKPDQAHVAGTQSLLEQYARDKRVGVALISEPFRKTRSQNYILDSTQSAEIWVFGTQPENTFAGEGFVQAKVNGIWLISCYLPPRLTLQQFGRTLDEVAEAARPITDVIVGGDFNAWAEEWGSALTNARGRTLLETFATLDVALLNTGSRHTFSRAGCGSVIDLTFCSSRLFRRTTWALSDEYTGSDHKYIICDTSNGARETPGSRPIRFNPATLHTQRFAQGIRMEDPIGDAEDGAQHVMLAVEQACRSSMKLSRNHSRHHEPVLWWSPEIAEAKRECLRARRLHQRARGRPDFEPKRQEFADKRRALKTLIKEAKKRCFLEMCDAAEQDPWGTAYRTVVKKAKQAKPLPPREPQTMENILPGDAYPVLAAAHPETFWPNLPDCAPPARLSFPPSGLFLHLPL